A section of the Pseudovibrio sp. M1P-2-3 genome encodes:
- the tuf gene encoding elongation factor Tu, with amino-acid sequence MAKEKFERTKPHVNIGTIGHVDHGKTTLTAAITKSFGDFKAYDEIDGAPEERARGITISTAHVEYETEARHYAHVDCPGHADYVKNMITGAAQMDGAILVVNAADGPMPQTREHILLARQVGVPALVVFMNKVDQVDDEELLELVEMEVRELLSSYEFPGDDIPIIAGSALAALEDRDDAIGKDKIVELMAAVDDYIPTPERPRDLPFLMPIEDVFSISGRGTVVTGRVERGIINVGEEVEIVGIKDTTKTTVTGVEMFRKLLDRGEAGDNIGALIRGVAREEVERGQVLCKPGSVTPHTKFKAEAYILTKEEGGRHTPFFTNYRPQFYFRTTDVTGVVSLPEGTEMVMPGDNISVSVELIVPIAMEDGLRFAIREGGRTVGAGVVAEIIE; translated from the coding sequence ATGGCTAAAGAAAAATTTGAACGTACAAAGCCACACGTCAACATCGGCACAATCGGCCACGTTGACCACGGCAAAACAACTTTGACAGCTGCGATCACCAAATCTTTCGGTGATTTCAAGGCTTACGACGAAATCGATGGCGCTCCTGAAGAGCGTGCTCGCGGTATCACCATTTCAACAGCACACGTTGAATATGAAACCGAAGCTCGTCACTACGCACACGTTGACTGTCCAGGCCACGCCGATTATGTGAAAAACATGATCACCGGTGCGGCTCAGATGGATGGCGCGATCCTCGTTGTTAACGCTGCAGATGGCCCAATGCCTCAGACACGTGAGCACATTCTGCTCGCACGTCAGGTTGGTGTTCCTGCTCTGGTTGTCTTCATGAACAAAGTTGACCAGGTTGATGATGAAGAGCTTCTTGAACTCGTAGAAATGGAAGTTCGTGAACTTCTGTCTTCCTACGAATTCCCAGGCGATGATATTCCTATCATTGCAGGTTCAGCTCTTGCTGCTCTTGAAGACCGCGACGACGCGATCGGCAAAGACAAGATCGTTGAACTGATGGCTGCTGTTGATGATTACATTCCTACTCCGGAACGTCCTCGCGACCTGCCATTCCTGATGCCAATCGAAGATGTGTTCTCTATCTCTGGCCGTGGTACTGTTGTAACCGGTCGTGTAGAGCGCGGTATCATCAACGTTGGTGAAGAAGTCGAAATCGTTGGTATCAAAGATACGACTAAGACCACTGTTACTGGTGTTGAAATGTTCCGCAAGCTGCTTGATCGCGGTGAAGCAGGCGACAACATCGGCGCACTTATTCGCGGCGTAGCTCGTGAAGAAGTTGAGCGTGGTCAGGTTCTTTGTAAGCCGGGTTCCGTTACTCCGCACACAAAGTTCAAGGCAGAGGCATACATCCTCACCAAGGAAGAGGGTGGTCGTCATACACCATTCTTCACCAACTACCGTCCACAGTTCTACTTCCGTACAACTGACGTGACTGGTGTTGTTTCTCTGCCAGAAGGCACAGAAATGGTAATGCCTGGCGATAACATCTCAGTTTCAGTTGAACTGATCGTGCCTATCGCTATGGAAGACGGTCTGCGCTTCGCTATTCGCGAAGGTGGTCGTACCGTTGGTGCCGGCGTTGTAGCTGAAATCATCGAATAA
- the rpsS gene encoding 30S ribosomal protein S19 translates to MTRSIWKGPFVDGYLLKKAEKVRESGRNEVIKTWSRRSTILPQFVGLTFGVYNGQKHIPVLISEDMVGQKLGEYSPTRTYYGHGADKKAKRK, encoded by the coding sequence GTGACACGTTCGATCTGGAAAGGCCCGTTTGTTGACGGTTACCTCCTGAAAAAAGCGGAAAAGGTTCGTGAGTCCGGCCGCAACGAGGTCATTAAGACCTGGAGCCGCCGTTCCACTATCCTTCCGCAATTCGTGGGGTTGACCTTTGGCGTTTATAACGGCCAGAAGCACATTCCTGTTTTGATCAGCGAAGACATGGTAGGTCAGAAGCTGGGTGAATATTCCCCAACTCGCACTTACTACGGTCACGGAGCTGACAAAAAGGCGAAGAGGAAATAA
- the rpmC gene encoding 50S ribosomal protein L29: MKASDVRAKTEDQLKDDLSALKKEQFNLRFQKATGQLENTARVREVRRDIAQIQTIMREKRTSINA; encoded by the coding sequence ATGAAGGCTAGCGACGTAAGAGCAAAGACTGAAGATCAGTTGAAAGACGATCTTTCAGCTCTGAAGAAAGAGCAGTTCAACTTGCGCTTTCAGAAGGCAACAGGTCAGCTCGAAAATACTGCACGTGTCCGCGAAGTTCGTCGTGACATTGCGCAGATCCAAACCATCATGCGCGAAAAGCGCACGTCTATTAACGCATAA
- the rplD gene encoding 50S ribosomal protein L4, with protein MELEVKTLGGGAAGSITVSDEIFGLEPRADLIQRVVRWQLAKRQAGTHKTLGRSEVNGTTKKFVKQKGSGGARHGNRKAPQFRGGGKAFGPVVRSHAIDLPKKVRALGLKHALSAKAAAGHLIIVEDAKAAEAKTKSVKGQLETLGLNNVLIIDGKEVDANFGIASRNIPLVDVLPVQGINVYDILRRDTLVLTKAAVTALEERF; from the coding sequence ATGGAACTCGAGGTTAAGACCCTCGGCGGCGGTGCAGCCGGTTCGATCACCGTATCTGACGAGATCTTTGGTCTCGAGCCGCGCGCGGATCTGATCCAGCGCGTAGTTCGCTGGCAGCTTGCAAAGCGTCAGGCTGGTACACATAAAACTTTGGGTCGTTCCGAAGTAAATGGTACCACAAAGAAATTCGTTAAGCAGAAGGGTTCTGGCGGCGCTCGTCACGGTAACCGTAAAGCGCCTCAGTTCCGCGGCGGTGGTAAAGCGTTCGGACCTGTTGTCCGCAGTCACGCAATCGATCTTCCTAAGAAGGTTCGTGCGCTTGGTCTGAAACACGCGCTTTCCGCAAAAGCTGCGGCTGGTCACTTGATCATTGTTGAAGATGCGAAAGCAGCTGAAGCAAAGACAAAGTCAGTTAAAGGCCAGCTGGAAACTTTGGGCTTGAACAACGTATTGATCATCGATGGTAAAGAAGTGGATGCAAACTTCGGTATTGCTTCCCGCAACATTCCATTGGTTGACGTGCTTCCGGTTCAAGGCATCAACGTTTACGACATTCTTCGTCGTGACACATTGGTGTTGACCAAAGCTGCTGTTACTGCACTAGAGGAGCGTTTCTAA
- the rplP gene encoding 50S ribosomal protein L16, producing MLQPKRTKFRKQHKGRIHGDAKGGTDLNFGAFGMKALEPERITARQIEAARRAMTRHMKRAGRVWIRIFPDVPVSSKPAEVRMGKGKGSPEYWACKVKPGRIMFEVDGVSEEIAREAFRLAAAKLPIKCRFVQRIGE from the coding sequence ATGCTGCAACCTAAGCGAACTAAGTTCCGCAAGCAGCACAAGGGCCGTATCCATGGCGATGCCAAGGGCGGTACAGACCTCAACTTCGGTGCCTTCGGAATGAAGGCATTGGAGCCTGAGCGGATCACCGCTCGTCAGATCGAGGCGGCCCGTCGTGCCATGACCCGTCACATGAAACGTGCAGGTCGTGTGTGGATCCGAATTTTCCCGGATGTACCGGTTTCTTCGAAACCAGCAGAAGTACGTATGGGTAAAGGTAAGGGTAGTCCTGAATACTGGGCATGTAAGGTCAAACCAGGCCGTATCATGTTTGAGGTTGATGGTGTGTCAGAAGAGATTGCTCGTGAAGCATTCCGTCTGGCTGCTGCCAAACTCCCGATCAAGTGCCGGTTTGTCCAGCGCATCGGCGAGTGA
- the rpsJ gene encoding 30S ribosomal protein S10, producing the protein MNGQNIRIRLKAFDHRVLDASTKEIVNTAKRTGAQVRGPVPLPTRIEKYTVLRGPHIDKKSRDQFEMRTHKRLLDIVDPTPQTVDALMKLDLAAGVDVEIKL; encoded by the coding sequence ATGAACGGTCAGAATATTCGGATCCGCCTGAAGGCGTTTGATCACCGTGTTCTCGACGCCTCCACAAAGGAGATCGTTAACACGGCGAAACGGACAGGCGCACAAGTGCGCGGACCCGTACCGTTGCCGACGCGTATCGAAAAGTACACAGTACTTCGCGGTCCGCACATCGACAAGAAAAGCCGTGATCAGTTTGAGATGCGCACTCATAAGCGCCTCCTCGACATCGTCGATCCAACACCACAGACAGTAGATGCTCTTATGAAGCTCGACCTGGCTGCCGGTGTGGACGTCGAGATCAAGCTTTAA
- the rpsL gene encoding 30S ribosomal protein S12 codes for MPTINQLIRKTRTVPPKRNKVPAMEACPQKRGVCTRVYTTTPKKPNSALRKVAKIRLTNGFEVIGYIPGEGHNLQEHSVVMIRGGRVKDLPGVRYHIIRGVLDTQGVKDRKQRRSKYGAKRPK; via the coding sequence ATGCCGACGATCAACCAGTTGATCCGTAAAACACGGACCGTTCCGCCGAAGCGGAACAAGGTACCGGCAATGGAGGCCTGCCCGCAGAAGCGCGGCGTGTGTACTCGTGTGTATACAACGACTCCAAAGAAGCCGAACTCGGCTCTTCGTAAAGTGGCAAAGATCCGCCTTACAAATGGCTTTGAAGTAATCGGTTATATTCCTGGTGAGGGGCATAACCTGCAGGAGCACTCTGTTGTGATGATTCGCGGCGGTCGTGTGAAGGATTTGCCGGGTGTGCGCTACCACATTATCCGTGGTGTGCTTGATACCCAGGGTGTTAAAGATCGTAAGCAGCGTCGTTCTAAGTATGGCGCTAAGCGTCCGAAATAA
- the rpsC gene encoding 30S ribosomal protein S3 — protein MGQKINPIGFRLGINRTWDSRWFAGKNEYGDLLHEDFRIREYLLKELKQAAVSKVVIERPHRKCRVTIHSGRPGVVIGKKGADIERLRKKLSEMTNSEVHLNIVEVRKPETDAALVAASIAQQLERRVAFRRAMKRAVQSAMRLGAQGIRINCGGRLGGAEIARIEWYREGRVPLHTLRADIDYGTATAHTAYGACGVKVWIFKGEILEHDPMASERRATEGGGKNERQGGGRRERAA, from the coding sequence ATGGGACAGAAGATTAATCCGATCGGTTTTCGCCTCGGCATTAACCGGACTTGGGACTCCCGCTGGTTTGCTGGCAAGAACGAATATGGCGATCTTCTTCATGAAGATTTCCGCATTCGTGAGTACCTGCTTAAAGAACTTAAGCAGGCTGCTGTATCTAAAGTGGTTATCGAGCGTCCACACCGTAAGTGCCGCGTAACAATCCACTCTGGTCGTCCAGGTGTTGTTATTGGTAAAAAAGGTGCGGACATCGAGCGTCTTCGCAAGAAGCTCTCCGAGATGACCAATTCGGAAGTACACCTCAACATTGTTGAAGTGCGCAAGCCGGAAACAGACGCAGCTCTTGTTGCAGCATCTATTGCTCAACAGCTGGAACGTCGTGTTGCATTCCGCCGTGCCATGAAGCGTGCAGTTCAGTCTGCAATGCGTCTTGGCGCTCAGGGCATCCGCATTAACTGTGGTGGCCGTCTGGGTGGCGCGGAAATCGCGCGTATCGAATGGTACCGTGAAGGTCGCGTGCCTCTGCACACTCTTCGTGCAGACATCGACTATGGTACTGCTACTGCGCATACTGCTTATGGCGCGTGTGGCGTTAAAGTCTGGATCTTCAAAGGAGAAATCCTTGAGCATGATCCAATGGCTTCTGAACGTCGTGCGACCGAAGGTGGTGGCAAAAACGAACGCCAGGGCGGCGGTCGACGCGAGCGTGCTGCTTAA
- the rpsQ gene encoding 30S ribosomal protein S17, with protein sequence MPKRILQGIVVSDANDKTVTVKVERRFTHPLLKKTVRRTKKYRAHDENNSYKVGDTVSIEECAPISKNKNWTVVSNEATS encoded by the coding sequence ATGCCAAAGCGTATATTGCAGGGTATCGTCGTGAGCGATGCGAATGATAAGACGGTAACGGTTAAGGTAGAGCGTCGCTTTACCCACCCGTTGCTGAAGAAAACTGTGCGCCGTACGAAAAAGTATCGTGCACATGATGAAAACAATTCTTACAAGGTTGGTGACACTGTCTCTATCGAAGAGTGTGCACCAATTTCTAAGAATAAGAATTGGACTGTTGTTTCTAACGAAGCAACAAGCTAA
- the fusA gene encoding elongation factor G, translating into MSRTHNIEDYRNFGIMAHIDAGKTTTTERILYYTGKSHKIGEVHDGAATMDWMEQEQERGITITSAATTAHWNGKRLNIIDTPGHVDFTIEVERSLRVLDGAVALLDANAGVEPQTETVWRQADKYNVPRMIFVNKMDKLGADFYRCVEMIEKRLGANPLCLQLPIGAESEFAGVVDLLKMKALVWNGESLGASWDELDIPAELADKAAEFRDKLIEGAVEVDEAAMEAYLEGEEPSNEKLQELIRKGTIAGDFVPVLCGTAFKNKGVQPLLDAVVDYLPSPVEVPAIKGIDAKTEEETVRESSDEEPLGMLAFKIMNDPFVGSLTFARIYSGVLSKGSSVLNTVKGKRERVGRMMQMHSNSRDDIDVAYAGDIVAIAGLKDTTTGDTLCDPLKPVILERMEFPDPVIEIAVEPKTKGDQEKMGLALNRLAAEDPSFRVKTDEESGQTIIAGMGELHLDILVDRMKREFKVEANIGAPQVAYRETITRPADVDYTHKKQSGGTGQFARIKLSILPNEVGAGFEFDNTIVGGNVPKEYIPGVSKGIQSVMSSGPLAGFPMVDIKAVLTDGAYHDVDSSVLAFEIAGRAGFREAISKAGPKLLEPIMKVEVVTPEDYMGDVIGDLNSRRGQIAGTENRGVVTVITAMVPLANMFGYVNNLRSMSQGRAQYSMVFDHYDQVPQAVADEVMAKYA; encoded by the coding sequence ATGTCACGCACGCATAATATCGAGGACTACCGTAACTTCGGCATCATGGCTCACATTGATGCTGGTAAGACGACGACAACAGAGCGTATCCTCTATTACACCGGTAAGTCACACAAAATCGGTGAAGTTCATGATGGTGCTGCCACTATGGACTGGATGGAGCAGGAGCAGGAGCGTGGTATTACCATTACTTCTGCTGCTACTACAGCTCACTGGAATGGTAAGCGTCTGAACATCATTGATACTCCAGGTCACGTTGACTTCACAATTGAAGTTGAACGTTCCCTGCGTGTTCTTGATGGTGCTGTAGCTCTTCTTGATGCAAACGCTGGTGTTGAACCTCAGACTGAAACCGTATGGCGTCAGGCTGACAAGTACAACGTTCCGCGTATGATCTTCGTCAACAAGATGGATAAGCTCGGTGCTGATTTCTACCGTTGTGTAGAAATGATCGAGAAGCGTCTCGGCGCAAACCCGCTTTGCTTGCAGCTGCCAATCGGTGCTGAAAGCGAATTTGCTGGTGTTGTCGATCTTCTGAAGATGAAGGCATTGGTTTGGAATGGCGAGAGCCTCGGCGCAAGCTGGGATGAGCTCGATATTCCTGCAGAACTTGCTGATAAAGCAGCTGAATTCCGCGATAAACTTATCGAGGGTGCAGTTGAAGTCGATGAAGCAGCAATGGAAGCTTATCTTGAAGGTGAAGAGCCTTCCAATGAGAAGCTTCAAGAGCTTATTCGTAAGGGTACGATCGCAGGGGACTTTGTTCCTGTTCTGTGTGGTACGGCGTTTAAGAACAAAGGTGTTCAACCTCTTCTTGATGCTGTTGTCGATTACCTGCCAAGCCCAGTCGAAGTTCCTGCCATTAAAGGCATCGACGCTAAGACTGAAGAAGAAACTGTACGCGAGTCTTCTGATGAAGAGCCGCTCGGTATGCTTGCATTTAAGATCATGAACGATCCGTTCGTTGGTTCTTTGACATTCGCACGTATTTACTCTGGTGTACTTTCCAAGGGTTCTTCTGTGCTGAACACTGTTAAAGGCAAGCGCGAACGCGTTGGTCGCATGATGCAGATGCACTCAAATTCCCGCGATGACATCGATGTAGCCTATGCAGGTGATATTGTTGCTATCGCAGGCCTGAAGGACACCACTACTGGTGATACTCTTTGTGATCCTCTCAAGCCAGTTATCTTGGAACGTATGGAGTTCCCGGATCCGGTTATCGAGATCGCTGTAGAGCCTAAAACCAAAGGTGACCAAGAGAAGATGGGTCTTGCCCTGAATCGCTTGGCTGCTGAGGATCCGTCCTTCCGCGTAAAGACAGATGAAGAATCCGGCCAGACTATTATTGCTGGTATGGGTGAACTTCACCTGGATATCCTTGTTGATCGCATGAAGCGTGAATTCAAGGTTGAAGCAAACATCGGTGCGCCTCAGGTTGCTTACCGTGAAACCATCACCCGTCCTGCGGATGTTGATTACACGCATAAAAAGCAGTCCGGTGGTACTGGTCAGTTTGCTCGCATTAAACTCTCTATCCTGCCTAACGAAGTTGGTGCTGGATTTGAGTTTGATAACACGATTGTTGGCGGTAACGTGCCTAAGGAATACATCCCTGGTGTATCCAAAGGTATCCAAAGCGTCATGTCTTCCGGTCCACTTGCTGGGTTCCCGATGGTTGATATCAAGGCTGTTCTTACGGACGGTGCCTATCATGATGTTGACTCCTCGGTTCTAGCGTTTGAGATCGCCGGTCGTGCTGGTTTCCGTGAAGCTATTTCCAAAGCTGGACCTAAACTTCTGGAACCAATTATGAAGGTTGAGGTTGTTACCCCTGAAGATTACATGGGTGACGTGATTGGTGATCTGAATTCCCGTCGTGGACAGATTGCTGGTACCGAAAACCGCGGTGTCGTGACCGTTATCACTGCTATGGTTCCGCTGGCCAACATGTTTGGTTACGTCAACAACTTGCGCTCTATGTCGCAAGGACGTGCGCAGTATTCCATGGTGTTCGATCATTACGATCAAGTCCCTCAGGCTGTTGCTGATGAGGTTATGGCGAAGTACGCCTAA
- the rplN gene encoding 50S ribosomal protein L14, whose product MIQMQTNLDVADNSGARRVMCIKVLGGSKRKYAGVGDIIVVSVKEAIPRGRVKKGDVMKAVVVRTAKDVRRADGSVIRFDRNAAVLINNNKEPIGTRIFGPVPRELRAKNHMKIISLAPEVL is encoded by the coding sequence ATGATTCAGATGCAAACAAACCTCGACGTGGCGGATAACTCCGGTGCGCGTCGTGTAATGTGCATCAAGGTGCTCGGCGGTTCCAAGCGGAAGTATGCTGGCGTTGGAGACATCATTGTGGTGTCTGTAAAAGAAGCTATCCCACGGGGCCGTGTGAAAAAGGGCGACGTGATGAAAGCAGTCGTCGTGCGCACGGCAAAAGATGTCCGCCGCGCCGATGGCAGTGTGATCCGTTTCGACCGCAATGCGGCCGTACTGATCAACAATAACAAAGAACCGATCGGAACACGTATTTTTGGCCCAGTTCCTCGCGAACTGCGTGCTAAGAATCACATGAAGATCATTTCGCTTGCGCCGGAGGTGCTCTGA
- the rplX gene encoding 50S ribosomal protein L24: MPAKIKKGDKVVVIAGRDKGKTGEVIQMLPSENRAVVRGVNLVRKHQRQTQQSEGGIITKEAPIQLSNIAIADPKDGKPTRVGFTTNEDGVTQRVAKRSGDVIDG; this comes from the coding sequence ATGCCCGCGAAGATCAAAAAGGGCGACAAAGTCGTCGTAATTGCCGGTCGTGACAAAGGGAAGACTGGGGAAGTGATCCAGATGCTTCCGTCCGAGAATCGCGCTGTCGTGCGTGGCGTTAACTTGGTGCGCAAGCACCAGCGCCAGACCCAGCAGAGCGAGGGCGGTATCATCACAAAGGAAGCTCCTATTCAGCTTTCCAATATTGCCATTGCTGATCCTAAGGATGGCAAGCCGACCCGCGTCGGTTTCACGACCAACGAAGATGGCGTCACTCAGCGTGTCGCCAAACGTTCGGGAGACGTGATTGATGGCTGA
- the rplB gene encoding 50S ribosomal protein L2 — protein MALKTFNPTSPGRRQLVQVDRSGLWKGKPVKKLTEGLSKSGGRNNMGRKTANNIGGGHKRTYRLIDFKRRKFDVVGTVERLEYDPNRTAFIALVTYEDGEQAYILAPQRLAAGDKVIAGQSVDVKPGNAMPLASIPVGTIVHNIEMKPGKGAQIARSAGAYAQIVGRDAGYTVIRLLSGEQRRVLGTCMASIGAVSNPDHANINYGKAGRSRWLGRRPHVRGVAMNPVDHPHGGGEGRTSGGRHPVTPWGKPTKGKRTRRNKSSDKFIVRSRHSRKK, from the coding sequence ATGGCACTTAAGACATTTAATCCAACATCTCCTGGCCGTCGTCAGCTGGTGCAGGTGGACCGTTCTGGTCTTTGGAAGGGTAAACCAGTCAAGAAATTGACTGAAGGTCTTTCCAAGTCTGGTGGTCGTAACAACATGGGTCGCAAGACCGCCAACAACATTGGTGGTGGTCACAAGCGCACATACCGTTTAATCGACTTCAAGCGTCGTAAATTCGACGTTGTCGGTACAGTAGAGCGCCTTGAGTACGATCCTAACCGTACTGCTTTTATCGCGTTGGTTACCTACGAAGACGGTGAGCAGGCATACATCTTGGCACCTCAGCGCCTAGCTGCTGGTGATAAGGTTATTGCTGGTCAATCCGTTGATGTGAAGCCGGGCAATGCTATGCCTCTCGCTTCCATTCCAGTTGGTACCATTGTGCACAACATCGAGATGAAGCCAGGTAAAGGCGCGCAGATTGCTCGCTCAGCCGGTGCTTACGCTCAGATTGTTGGCCGCGATGCTGGCTACACTGTAATCCGTCTCCTGTCTGGTGAGCAGCGCCGAGTTCTCGGTACCTGCATGGCTTCGATCGGTGCGGTTTCCAACCCTGATCACGCCAATATCAATTATGGTAAGGCTGGTCGTTCACGTTGGCTTGGTCGTCGTCCACATGTTCGTGGTGTTGCAATGAACCCTGTAGATCACCCACATGGTGGTGGTGAGGGTCGCACATCTGGTGGACGTCATCCGGTTACTCCTTGGGGTAAGCCAACTAAAGGCAAGCGCACGCGACGTAATAAGTCGAGCGATAAGTTTATCGTTCGTTCACGTCACTCGCGGAAGAAATAA
- the rpsG gene encoding 30S ribosomal protein S7 codes for MSRRHAAEKRQVIPDPKFGDIVVTKFMNAVMLDGKKSTAERIVYGAFEVVEKKTGNNPIEVFHGALENVMPQVEVRSRRVGGATYQVPVEVRTERRQALAIRWLISAARGRNETTMVGRLSGELLDAANNRGNSVKKREDTHRMAEANRAFSHYRW; via the coding sequence ATGTCCCGCCGTCACGCCGCTGAAAAGCGTCAAGTTATTCCGGATCCAAAGTTCGGAGATATCGTGGTTACCAAGTTCATGAACGCGGTAATGCTCGATGGTAAGAAATCCACAGCAGAGCGCATTGTATATGGTGCGTTTGAAGTTGTAGAGAAAAAAACAGGCAATAACCCTATCGAAGTGTTCCATGGAGCGCTTGAGAATGTGATGCCTCAGGTAGAAGTTCGTTCCCGCCGTGTTGGTGGTGCTACTTATCAGGTGCCTGTTGAAGTTCGTACCGAGCGTCGTCAGGCTTTGGCGATTCGCTGGTTGATTTCTGCTGCACGTGGCCGTAATGAAACCACTATGGTTGGTCGTTTGTCAGGCGAATTGCTTGATGCTGCGAACAATCGCGGTAACTCCGTTAAAAAGCGCGAAGATACGCACCGGATGGCTGAAGCTAACCGTGCATTCTCGCACTATCGTTGGTAA
- the rplV gene encoding 50S ribosomal protein L22, with amino-acid sequence MGKQKQERTLADNEAKAVCRMLRVSPQKLNLVAASIRGKKVSSALADLTFSRKRIAGDVKKTLMSAIANAENNHDLDVDNLVVAEAFVGKALVMKRFQPRARGRVGRIQKPFANLTIVVREVEETA; translated from the coding sequence ATGGGCAAGCAGAAGCAGGAGCGGACGCTCGCCGACAACGAGGCAAAGGCAGTATGCCGCATGCTGCGGGTTTCCCCGCAGAAGCTAAACCTTGTTGCTGCATCGATCCGCGGTAAGAAAGTTAGCTCAGCTCTTGCTGACCTGACATTCTCCCGCAAGCGCATCGCTGGTGATGTCAAGAAAACCTTGATGTCTGCTATTGCAAACGCGGAAAACAATCATGATCTCGACGTCGACAATCTTGTCGTCGCCGAGGCATTCGTCGGCAAAGCGCTCGTAATGAAGCGCTTCCAGCCACGTGCCCGTGGTCGTGTAGGACGGATCCAAAAGCCGTTCGCTAACCTGACCATCGTGGTTCGCGAAGTTGAGGAGACTGCCTGA
- the rplC gene encoding 50S ribosomal protein L3 — protein sequence MRSGVIARKVGMTRVYSEAGEHVPVTVLCLDKCQVVAHRTEDKNGYTALQLGVGAAKVKNTNRAMRGHFAAAKVEPKRKLAEFRVDEDKLIEVGAEITADHYVTGQFVDVTGTSIGKGFAGAMKRHNFGGGRASHGVSISHRAHGSTGQCQDPGKVFKGKKMAGHLGDERVTTQNLKIVRTDVERGLIMVEGSVPGSKGGWILVRDAIKKALPENVPVPGSFRQLDTVATSETGKEGE from the coding sequence ATGCGTTCTGGAGTGATCGCACGAAAAGTGGGTATGACACGTGTATACAGCGAAGCTGGTGAACACGTGCCTGTTACAGTTCTATGTCTCGACAAGTGTCAAGTCGTAGCCCACCGGACGGAAGATAAAAACGGCTACACAGCACTACAGCTTGGTGTTGGTGCAGCTAAAGTTAAAAACACAAACCGTGCAATGCGCGGCCACTTTGCAGCAGCAAAAGTTGAGCCTAAGCGCAAGCTTGCCGAGTTCCGTGTTGACGAAGACAAACTGATCGAAGTGGGTGCAGAAATTACTGCTGATCACTATGTAACAGGTCAGTTCGTGGACGTTACCGGTACATCTATCGGTAAGGGCTTTGCAGGTGCTATGAAACGTCACAATTTCGGGGGCGGTCGCGCTTCCCACGGTGTGTCGATTTCTCACCGCGCACACGGTTCAACGGGTCAGTGTCAGGATCCCGGTAAAGTGTTCAAAGGCAAGAAAATGGCCGGTCACCTAGGTGATGAACGCGTTACCACTCAGAACCTGAAGATCGTACGTACCGACGTTGAACGCGGTTTGATCATGGTTGAAGGTTCCGTGCCTGGTTCTAAGGGCGGCTGGATCCTCGTTCGTGATGCAATCAAGAAGGCTTTGCCGGAAAACGTTCCAGTTCCTGGTTCTTTCCGTCAGCTGGACACGGTTGCTACGAGCGAAACCGGGAAGGAAGGTGAGTGA
- a CDS encoding 50S ribosomal protein L23, producing MNINHYDTIVSPVITEKATFASEENKVVFKVAITATKPQIKAAVEGLFGVKVKAVNTLIRKGKTKRFRGILGRQTDFKKAVVTLEDGQSIDVTTGL from the coding sequence ATGAACATTAATCATTACGATACAATCGTTTCTCCGGTTATCACTGAAAAGGCAACTTTTGCTTCTGAAGAGAACAAAGTTGTATTCAAAGTAGCGATTACGGCCACTAAGCCGCAAATCAAAGCTGCTGTTGAAGGCCTGTTCGGTGTGAAGGTAAAGGCTGTCAATACTCTTATTCGTAAGGGTAAGACAAAGCGTTTCCGCGGAATCCTCGGTCGTCAGACTGACTTCAAAAAAGCAGTGGTCACACTCGAGGACGGTCAGTCCATCGATGTGACGACAGGTCTTTAA